One Serinus canaria isolate serCan28SL12 chromosome Z, serCan2020, whole genome shotgun sequence DNA window includes the following coding sequences:
- the SMC5 gene encoding structural maintenance of chromosomes protein 5 isoform X3, whose product MKGTVEIELFKSPNNIIITREIHVLNNTSVWFLNGKPATLKTVEEQIADFNIQVDNLCQFLPQDKVGEFTKLSKIELLEATEKSIGSPEMYQFHCELKNFREKERELESLCREKTASLEKMKQRVERYKQDVERYHECKRHVDLIEMLERKRPWVEYENVREQHEEVKQCRNQVKKELKSLREMQAPWTRKIQEAQENLNNLDMKTRDNTAEIRSIFQKCKEKQDALEMKDKQIEEINQAFRMKKDEETNRQKKIHQTQNIIEEWQNELNTMAVCENLQPQIDAVNTELKKLQEEKANIDNDVSDLRAEKNNQEREEKRIIDRLGQLNNIMHMKEENLKMRFRDTHSALMWLRNNKDKFKKQTCEPMMLEINMKDSRHAKYVENHISSNDMRAFVFECQEDMETFLVEVRDHQKLRVNAVCAPAESCAENLPSRPIEELHRYGFYSYLRELFDAPSPVMNYLCNQYRVHDVPVGTQKTRDMIERIIQETNLKHIYTAEERYIIKVSSYTKQTISSNTCLREAQYLTSSVDTEEIGHLENQRQDISNTLKSLDARLTALFERQKLLDHKDNKLRQEKKALLERGNRRRQLESKIGVKYDSLRQLEQDAIDLEKEFQLANVKIKEINKQKAELVTELMHLIKRIIPLKVAKADLACQMTRVTAEKNRLQSEYKAGTVQLRATQQRFHELDNRKQLLYEKCKELMKQAQHICRLGPDQDFPEEFKVAFQTLPNTLEEIDAFLNEEKTRASCFTGLSASVVEEYNKQTQEIQQLTEYLEEKKNELYNYKQNISQVKEKWLNLLKVMIEQINGKFSKFFSSMQCVGEVDLHTENEEEYEKYGIRIRVKFHSSSELHELTPYHHSGGEKTVSTMLYLMALQELNRCPFRVVDEINQGMDPMNERRVFEMVVETACKKRTSQYFLITPKLLQNLTYNDKMTVLFVYNGPFMLGTYEWNIKRFKKRQRRLSSMTES is encoded by the exons GTTTAAGTCACCAAATAATATTATTATCACACGTGAGATTCATGTGCTGAACAACACATCAGTGTGGTTTCTCAATGGAAAACCAGCAACATTGAAAACAGTAGAAGAACAAATTGCAGACTTTAACATCCAGGTGGACAATTTGTGCCAGTTTCTTCCTCAG GACAAGGTTGGAGAATTTACAAAATTGAGTAAGATTGAGTTGCTCGAAGCCACTGAAAAGTCCATTGGTTCTCCGGAAATGTACCAGTTTCATTGTGAActgaaaaatttcagagaaaaggaaagagaactAGAG AGCTTGTGCAGAGAAAAAACCGCTTCAttggagaaaatgaaacagaggGTTGAACGGTACAAGCAAGATGTTGAAAGATACCATGAATGCAAGCGACATGTAGACTTAATAGAGATGCTTGAGAGGAAAAGGCCGTGGGTG GAATATGAAAATGTTCGTGAACAGCATGAAGAAGTAAAACAGTGCCGAAACCAAGTTAAGAAAGAACTGAAGTCTCTGAGAGAAATGCAGGCCCCATGGACAAGAAAAATCCAAGAAGCTCAAGAAAATTTAAACAATCTGGATATGAAAACCAGAGATAAT ACTGCTGAAATCAGAAGTATTTTCCAGAAATGTAAAGAGAAACAAGATGCTTTGGAGATGAAAGATAAACAG attgaagaaattaatcaagcattcagaatgaaaaaagatgaagaaacaaacaggcagaagaaaatacaCCAAACTCAAAATATAATAGAAGAGTGGCAGAATGAGCTGAATACAATGGCAGTCTGTGAGAATCTTCAGCCACAAATTGATGCTGTTAATACTGAGCTGAAAAAATTACAAGAAGAGAAGGCAAATATTGATAATGATGTCAGTGATctaagagcagaaaaaaacaaccaagagCGGGAAGAGAAAA GAATAATTGATCGCCTTGGACAACTTAATAATATAATGCATATGAAGGAAGAGAACCTTAAAATGAGATTCCGAGACACGCACTCTGCTCTTATGTGGCTAAGAAACAACAAAgacaagtttaaaaaacaaacttgtGAACCCATGATGCTTGAA ATCAATATGAAAGACAGTAGACATGCAAAGTATGttgaaaatcacatttcatcCAATGACATGAGGGCTTTCGTTTTTGAGTGTCAAGAAGATATGGAGACATTTCTGGTGGAG GTGCGTGATCATCAGAAACTAAGAGTGAATGCTGTATGTGCGCCTGCTGAATCATGTGCTGAAAATTTACCTTCAAGACCTATTGAAGAATTACA CCGATATGGATTTTATTCATATTTACGAGAGTTATTTGATGCTCCTTCTCCCGTGATGAATTACCTGTGTAACCAGTACCGTGTTCATGATGTTCCTGTGGGAACACAGAAGACCAGAGACATGATTGAAAGG ATCATACAGGAAACCAATCTGAAGCACATTTATACAGCGGAAGAAAGATATATTATTAAAGTATCTTCTTACACAAAACAAACCATCTCTAGTAATACTTGCTTGAGGGAGGCACAGTATCTCACTAGTTCAGTGGATACAGAGGAAATAGGACACTTGGAAAACCAGCGACAG GACATCAGTAATACTTTAAAGTCATTGGATGCACGTTTGACTGCACTGTTCGAGAGACAGAAACTGCTGGATCACAAGGACAATAAACTCAGGCAAGAGAAGAAGGCGCTTTTAGAGAGAGGAAACCGGAGGAGGCAGTTGGAATCGAAAATTGGTGTGAAGTATGATAG TTTAAGACAGCTGGAACAAGATGCTATTGACCTAGAGAAGGAATTTCAGCTGGCAAATGTAAAgatcaaagaaataaataaacagaaagcagaacttGTTACTGAATTGATGCATCTCATTAAG AGGATCATACCATTAAAAGTCGCCAAAGCAGATTTGGCTTGTCAGATGACCAGGGTGACTGCTGAGAAGAACAGACTACAATCAGAGTACAAAGCAGGAACTGTACAGCTAAGAGCTACACAG CAACGTTTTCATGAACTGGATAACAGAAAGCAACTTCTTTATGAGAAGTGCAAGGAATTGATGAAACAGGCTCAACACATCTGCAGATTGGGTCCGGATCAAGATTTTCCAGAAGAATTTAAAGTT GCTTTTCAGACTCTTCCAAACACACTGGAAGAAATTGATGCTTTTCTGAATGAAGAGAAAACCAGGGCTTCCTGTTTCACAGGCCTCAGTGCTTCG GTTGTTGAAGAATACAATAAGCAAACACAAGAAATACAGCAGTTAACAGAATAtctagaggaaaagaaaaatgaattgtATAACTATaagcaaaacatttcacag GTCAAAGAAAAATGGCTAAACCTCTTGAAAGTGATGATTGAACAAATTAATGGAAAGTTCAGTAAGTTCTTTAGTTCTATGCAGTGTGTTGGTGAAGTTGATCTTCATACGGAAAATGAG GAGGAATATGAGAAGTATGGAATTCGCATTAGAGTCAAATTCCACAGTAGCAGTGAACTTCATGAATTGACTCCGTATCATCATAGTGGAGGTGAGAAAACTGTTTCCACTATGTTATACCTGATGGCTCTGCAAGAACTCAACAGATGTCCTTTCAGGGTTGTTGATGAAATAAATCAG ggAATGGATCCAATGAATGAGAGAAGAGTTTTTGAAATGGTTGTGGAAACTGCTTGTAAAAAAAGGACATCTCAGTACTTCCTCATTACACCAAAG CTCCTGCAAAATCTCACTTACAATGACAAGATGACTGTGCTGTTTGTCTACAATGGACCTTTTATGCTGGGGACATACGAATGGAACATAAAGCGCTTCAAGAAACGGCAACGGCGCCTCTCAAGCATGACTGAGTCCTAA
- the SMC5 gene encoding structural maintenance of chromosomes protein 5 isoform X2 produces MAAAREKGKAAKRAESKLSFVPGSIVRILMENFLTYTICEVRPGPNLNVVVGANGTGKSSIVCAICLGLAGKPSFLGRADKIGLFVKQGCMKGTVEIELFKSPNNIIITREIHVLNNTSVWFLNGKPATLKTVEEQIADFNIQVDNLCQFLPQDKVGEFTKLSKIELLEATEKSIGSPEMYQFHCELKNFREKERELESLCREKTASLEKMKQRVERYKQDVERYHECKRHVDLIEMLERKRPWVEYENVREQHEEVKQCRNQVKKELKSLREMQAPWTRKIQEAQENLNNLDMKTRDNTAEIRSIFQKCKEKQDALEMKDKQIEEINQAFRMKKDEETNRQKKIHQTQNIIEEWQNELNTMAVCENLQPQIDAVNTELKKLQEEKANIDNDVSDLRAEKNNQEREEKRIIDRLGQLNNIMHMKEENLKMRFRDTHSALMWLRNNKDKFKKQTCEPMMLEVRDHQKLRVNAVCAPAESCAENLPSRPIEELHRYGFYSYLRELFDAPSPVMNYLCNQYRVHDVPVGTQKTRDMIERIIQETNLKHIYTAEERYIIKVSSYTKQTISSNTCLREAQYLTSSVDTEEIGHLENQRQDISNTLKSLDARLTALFERQKLLDHKDNKLRQEKKALLERGNRRRQLESKIGVKYDSLRQLEQDAIDLEKEFQLANVKIKEINKQKAELVTELMHLIKRIIPLKVAKADLACQMTRVTAEKNRLQSEYKAGTVQLRATQQRFHELDNRKQLLYEKCKELMKQAQHICRLGPDQDFPEEFKVAFQTLPNTLEEIDAFLNEEKTRASCFTGLSASVVEEYNKQTQEIQQLTEYLEEKKNELYNYKQNISQVKEKWLNLLKVMIEQINGKFSKFFSSMQCVGEVDLHTENEEEYEKYGIRIRVKFHSSSELHELTPYHHSGGEKTVSTMLYLMALQELNRCPFRVVDEINQGMDPMNERRVFEMVVETACKKRTSQYFLITPKLLQNLTYNDKMTVLFVYNGPFMLGTYEWNIKRFKKRQRRLSSMTES; encoded by the exons GTTTAAGTCACCAAATAATATTATTATCACACGTGAGATTCATGTGCTGAACAACACATCAGTGTGGTTTCTCAATGGAAAACCAGCAACATTGAAAACAGTAGAAGAACAAATTGCAGACTTTAACATCCAGGTGGACAATTTGTGCCAGTTTCTTCCTCAG GACAAGGTTGGAGAATTTACAAAATTGAGTAAGATTGAGTTGCTCGAAGCCACTGAAAAGTCCATTGGTTCTCCGGAAATGTACCAGTTTCATTGTGAActgaaaaatttcagagaaaaggaaagagaactAGAG AGCTTGTGCAGAGAAAAAACCGCTTCAttggagaaaatgaaacagaggGTTGAACGGTACAAGCAAGATGTTGAAAGATACCATGAATGCAAGCGACATGTAGACTTAATAGAGATGCTTGAGAGGAAAAGGCCGTGGGTG GAATATGAAAATGTTCGTGAACAGCATGAAGAAGTAAAACAGTGCCGAAACCAAGTTAAGAAAGAACTGAAGTCTCTGAGAGAAATGCAGGCCCCATGGACAAGAAAAATCCAAGAAGCTCAAGAAAATTTAAACAATCTGGATATGAAAACCAGAGATAAT ACTGCTGAAATCAGAAGTATTTTCCAGAAATGTAAAGAGAAACAAGATGCTTTGGAGATGAAAGATAAACAG attgaagaaattaatcaagcattcagaatgaaaaaagatgaagaaacaaacaggcagaagaaaatacaCCAAACTCAAAATATAATAGAAGAGTGGCAGAATGAGCTGAATACAATGGCAGTCTGTGAGAATCTTCAGCCACAAATTGATGCTGTTAATACTGAGCTGAAAAAATTACAAGAAGAGAAGGCAAATATTGATAATGATGTCAGTGATctaagagcagaaaaaaacaaccaagagCGGGAAGAGAAAA GAATAATTGATCGCCTTGGACAACTTAATAATATAATGCATATGAAGGAAGAGAACCTTAAAATGAGATTCCGAGACACGCACTCTGCTCTTATGTGGCTAAGAAACAACAAAgacaagtttaaaaaacaaacttgtGAACCCATGATGCTTGAA GTGCGTGATCATCAGAAACTAAGAGTGAATGCTGTATGTGCGCCTGCTGAATCATGTGCTGAAAATTTACCTTCAAGACCTATTGAAGAATTACA CCGATATGGATTTTATTCATATTTACGAGAGTTATTTGATGCTCCTTCTCCCGTGATGAATTACCTGTGTAACCAGTACCGTGTTCATGATGTTCCTGTGGGAACACAGAAGACCAGAGACATGATTGAAAGG ATCATACAGGAAACCAATCTGAAGCACATTTATACAGCGGAAGAAAGATATATTATTAAAGTATCTTCTTACACAAAACAAACCATCTCTAGTAATACTTGCTTGAGGGAGGCACAGTATCTCACTAGTTCAGTGGATACAGAGGAAATAGGACACTTGGAAAACCAGCGACAG GACATCAGTAATACTTTAAAGTCATTGGATGCACGTTTGACTGCACTGTTCGAGAGACAGAAACTGCTGGATCACAAGGACAATAAACTCAGGCAAGAGAAGAAGGCGCTTTTAGAGAGAGGAAACCGGAGGAGGCAGTTGGAATCGAAAATTGGTGTGAAGTATGATAG TTTAAGACAGCTGGAACAAGATGCTATTGACCTAGAGAAGGAATTTCAGCTGGCAAATGTAAAgatcaaagaaataaataaacagaaagcagaacttGTTACTGAATTGATGCATCTCATTAAG AGGATCATACCATTAAAAGTCGCCAAAGCAGATTTGGCTTGTCAGATGACCAGGGTGACTGCTGAGAAGAACAGACTACAATCAGAGTACAAAGCAGGAACTGTACAGCTAAGAGCTACACAG CAACGTTTTCATGAACTGGATAACAGAAAGCAACTTCTTTATGAGAAGTGCAAGGAATTGATGAAACAGGCTCAACACATCTGCAGATTGGGTCCGGATCAAGATTTTCCAGAAGAATTTAAAGTT GCTTTTCAGACTCTTCCAAACACACTGGAAGAAATTGATGCTTTTCTGAATGAAGAGAAAACCAGGGCTTCCTGTTTCACAGGCCTCAGTGCTTCG GTTGTTGAAGAATACAATAAGCAAACACAAGAAATACAGCAGTTAACAGAATAtctagaggaaaagaaaaatgaattgtATAACTATaagcaaaacatttcacag GTCAAAGAAAAATGGCTAAACCTCTTGAAAGTGATGATTGAACAAATTAATGGAAAGTTCAGTAAGTTCTTTAGTTCTATGCAGTGTGTTGGTGAAGTTGATCTTCATACGGAAAATGAG GAGGAATATGAGAAGTATGGAATTCGCATTAGAGTCAAATTCCACAGTAGCAGTGAACTTCATGAATTGACTCCGTATCATCATAGTGGAGGTGAGAAAACTGTTTCCACTATGTTATACCTGATGGCTCTGCAAGAACTCAACAGATGTCCTTTCAGGGTTGTTGATGAAATAAATCAG ggAATGGATCCAATGAATGAGAGAAGAGTTTTTGAAATGGTTGTGGAAACTGCTTGTAAAAAAAGGACATCTCAGTACTTCCTCATTACACCAAAG CTCCTGCAAAATCTCACTTACAATGACAAGATGACTGTGCTGTTTGTCTACAATGGACCTTTTATGCTGGGGACATACGAATGGAACATAAAGCGCTTCAAGAAACGGCAACGGCGCCTCTCAAGCATGACTGAGTCCTAA
- the SMC5 gene encoding structural maintenance of chromosomes protein 5 isoform X1, which produces MAAAREKGKAAKRAESKLSFVPGSIVRILMENFLTYTICEVRPGPNLNVVVGANGTGKSSIVCAICLGLAGKPSFLGRADKIGLFVKQGCMKGTVEIELFKSPNNIIITREIHVLNNTSVWFLNGKPATLKTVEEQIADFNIQVDNLCQFLPQDKVGEFTKLSKIELLEATEKSIGSPEMYQFHCELKNFREKERELESLCREKTASLEKMKQRVERYKQDVERYHECKRHVDLIEMLERKRPWVEYENVREQHEEVKQCRNQVKKELKSLREMQAPWTRKIQEAQENLNNLDMKTRDNTAEIRSIFQKCKEKQDALEMKDKQIEEINQAFRMKKDEETNRQKKIHQTQNIIEEWQNELNTMAVCENLQPQIDAVNTELKKLQEEKANIDNDVSDLRAEKNNQEREEKRIIDRLGQLNNIMHMKEENLKMRFRDTHSALMWLRNNKDKFKKQTCEPMMLEINMKDSRHAKYVENHISSNDMRAFVFECQEDMETFLVEVRDHQKLRVNAVCAPAESCAENLPSRPIEELHRYGFYSYLRELFDAPSPVMNYLCNQYRVHDVPVGTQKTRDMIERIIQETNLKHIYTAEERYIIKVSSYTKQTISSNTCLREAQYLTSSVDTEEIGHLENQRQDISNTLKSLDARLTALFERQKLLDHKDNKLRQEKKALLERGNRRRQLESKIGVKYDSLRQLEQDAIDLEKEFQLANVKIKEINKQKAELVTELMHLIKRIIPLKVAKADLACQMTRVTAEKNRLQSEYKAGTVQLRATQQRFHELDNRKQLLYEKCKELMKQAQHICRLGPDQDFPEEFKVAFQTLPNTLEEIDAFLNEEKTRASCFTGLSASVVEEYNKQTQEIQQLTEYLEEKKNELYNYKQNISQVKEKWLNLLKVMIEQINGKFSKFFSSMQCVGEVDLHTENEEEYEKYGIRIRVKFHSSSELHELTPYHHSGGEKTVSTMLYLMALQELNRCPFRVVDEINQGMDPMNERRVFEMVVETACKKRTSQYFLITPKLLQNLTYNDKMTVLFVYNGPFMLGTYEWNIKRFKKRQRRLSSMTES; this is translated from the exons GTTTAAGTCACCAAATAATATTATTATCACACGTGAGATTCATGTGCTGAACAACACATCAGTGTGGTTTCTCAATGGAAAACCAGCAACATTGAAAACAGTAGAAGAACAAATTGCAGACTTTAACATCCAGGTGGACAATTTGTGCCAGTTTCTTCCTCAG GACAAGGTTGGAGAATTTACAAAATTGAGTAAGATTGAGTTGCTCGAAGCCACTGAAAAGTCCATTGGTTCTCCGGAAATGTACCAGTTTCATTGTGAActgaaaaatttcagagaaaaggaaagagaactAGAG AGCTTGTGCAGAGAAAAAACCGCTTCAttggagaaaatgaaacagaggGTTGAACGGTACAAGCAAGATGTTGAAAGATACCATGAATGCAAGCGACATGTAGACTTAATAGAGATGCTTGAGAGGAAAAGGCCGTGGGTG GAATATGAAAATGTTCGTGAACAGCATGAAGAAGTAAAACAGTGCCGAAACCAAGTTAAGAAAGAACTGAAGTCTCTGAGAGAAATGCAGGCCCCATGGACAAGAAAAATCCAAGAAGCTCAAGAAAATTTAAACAATCTGGATATGAAAACCAGAGATAAT ACTGCTGAAATCAGAAGTATTTTCCAGAAATGTAAAGAGAAACAAGATGCTTTGGAGATGAAAGATAAACAG attgaagaaattaatcaagcattcagaatgaaaaaagatgaagaaacaaacaggcagaagaaaatacaCCAAACTCAAAATATAATAGAAGAGTGGCAGAATGAGCTGAATACAATGGCAGTCTGTGAGAATCTTCAGCCACAAATTGATGCTGTTAATACTGAGCTGAAAAAATTACAAGAAGAGAAGGCAAATATTGATAATGATGTCAGTGATctaagagcagaaaaaaacaaccaagagCGGGAAGAGAAAA GAATAATTGATCGCCTTGGACAACTTAATAATATAATGCATATGAAGGAAGAGAACCTTAAAATGAGATTCCGAGACACGCACTCTGCTCTTATGTGGCTAAGAAACAACAAAgacaagtttaaaaaacaaacttgtGAACCCATGATGCTTGAA ATCAATATGAAAGACAGTAGACATGCAAAGTATGttgaaaatcacatttcatcCAATGACATGAGGGCTTTCGTTTTTGAGTGTCAAGAAGATATGGAGACATTTCTGGTGGAG GTGCGTGATCATCAGAAACTAAGAGTGAATGCTGTATGTGCGCCTGCTGAATCATGTGCTGAAAATTTACCTTCAAGACCTATTGAAGAATTACA CCGATATGGATTTTATTCATATTTACGAGAGTTATTTGATGCTCCTTCTCCCGTGATGAATTACCTGTGTAACCAGTACCGTGTTCATGATGTTCCTGTGGGAACACAGAAGACCAGAGACATGATTGAAAGG ATCATACAGGAAACCAATCTGAAGCACATTTATACAGCGGAAGAAAGATATATTATTAAAGTATCTTCTTACACAAAACAAACCATCTCTAGTAATACTTGCTTGAGGGAGGCACAGTATCTCACTAGTTCAGTGGATACAGAGGAAATAGGACACTTGGAAAACCAGCGACAG GACATCAGTAATACTTTAAAGTCATTGGATGCACGTTTGACTGCACTGTTCGAGAGACAGAAACTGCTGGATCACAAGGACAATAAACTCAGGCAAGAGAAGAAGGCGCTTTTAGAGAGAGGAAACCGGAGGAGGCAGTTGGAATCGAAAATTGGTGTGAAGTATGATAG TTTAAGACAGCTGGAACAAGATGCTATTGACCTAGAGAAGGAATTTCAGCTGGCAAATGTAAAgatcaaagaaataaataaacagaaagcagaacttGTTACTGAATTGATGCATCTCATTAAG AGGATCATACCATTAAAAGTCGCCAAAGCAGATTTGGCTTGTCAGATGACCAGGGTGACTGCTGAGAAGAACAGACTACAATCAGAGTACAAAGCAGGAACTGTACAGCTAAGAGCTACACAG CAACGTTTTCATGAACTGGATAACAGAAAGCAACTTCTTTATGAGAAGTGCAAGGAATTGATGAAACAGGCTCAACACATCTGCAGATTGGGTCCGGATCAAGATTTTCCAGAAGAATTTAAAGTT GCTTTTCAGACTCTTCCAAACACACTGGAAGAAATTGATGCTTTTCTGAATGAAGAGAAAACCAGGGCTTCCTGTTTCACAGGCCTCAGTGCTTCG GTTGTTGAAGAATACAATAAGCAAACACAAGAAATACAGCAGTTAACAGAATAtctagaggaaaagaaaaatgaattgtATAACTATaagcaaaacatttcacag GTCAAAGAAAAATGGCTAAACCTCTTGAAAGTGATGATTGAACAAATTAATGGAAAGTTCAGTAAGTTCTTTAGTTCTATGCAGTGTGTTGGTGAAGTTGATCTTCATACGGAAAATGAG GAGGAATATGAGAAGTATGGAATTCGCATTAGAGTCAAATTCCACAGTAGCAGTGAACTTCATGAATTGACTCCGTATCATCATAGTGGAGGTGAGAAAACTGTTTCCACTATGTTATACCTGATGGCTCTGCAAGAACTCAACAGATGTCCTTTCAGGGTTGTTGATGAAATAAATCAG ggAATGGATCCAATGAATGAGAGAAGAGTTTTTGAAATGGTTGTGGAAACTGCTTGTAAAAAAAGGACATCTCAGTACTTCCTCATTACACCAAAG CTCCTGCAAAATCTCACTTACAATGACAAGATGACTGTGCTGTTTGTCTACAATGGACCTTTTATGCTGGGGACATACGAATGGAACATAAAGCGCTTCAAGAAACGGCAACGGCGCCTCTCAAGCATGACTGAGTCCTAA